A region from the Deltaproteobacteria bacterium genome encodes:
- a CDS encoding DNA repair exonuclease has protein sequence MPRRRLKIIHTSDVHLESDTFGKSEEGQAFRRKIQRSFERVVDRVLEEQADFFLIAGDLFDSNRVPESGVEFVHTQLSRLACPVVLIPGNHDCYDQRSIYKKVDFRAIGPHVYPLTREEGETLEFPELHATVWGKGLVEHDNRYRPLAGVPARTGDYWHIGMAHGYFVEEEEMQRSSLVKPKEIAQSGLDYLAMGHVHVFTDLTQGVTKACYPGTPAPLHLGVNDGGSVVLAVLDPDDGVIFTQQKIDLG, from the coding sequence ATGCCACGTCGACGCCTCAAAATTATTCATACCTCTGACGTCCACCTCGAAAGTGACACCTTCGGCAAAAGTGAAGAAGGGCAAGCGTTTCGCCGCAAGATTCAACGCTCATTTGAGCGTGTTGTAGATCGCGTGCTTGAAGAGCAGGCTGATTTCTTTTTGATCGCTGGCGATTTGTTTGATTCCAACCGCGTACCAGAATCCGGTGTCGAGTTCGTTCATACCCAGCTCTCACGGCTGGCGTGTCCAGTAGTCCTGATCCCTGGCAATCATGATTGCTATGATCAGCGATCGATTTACAAGAAAGTAGATTTTCGCGCGATAGGCCCTCACGTCTATCCGTTGACTCGTGAGGAAGGGGAGACGCTCGAATTTCCCGAATTACATGCGACGGTGTGGGGCAAGGGGCTTGTCGAGCATGACAACCGCTATCGTCCGCTTGCTGGGGTACCAGCCCGTACGGGAGATTACTGGCATATCGGGATGGCGCACGGTTATTTCGTTGAAGAAGAAGAGATGCAGCGCTCATCGCTCGTCAAGCCTAAAGAAATTGCGCAGTCAGGACTCGACTATCTGGCGATGGGGCACGTGCACGTGTTCACTGACCTCACACAAGGTGTGACGAAAGCCTGTTATCCCGGCACGCCTGCGCCATTACATCTCGGTGTGAATGATGGTGGAAGCGTTGTCTTGGCCGTCCTCGATCCAGACGACGGCGTAATTTTCACTCAGCAAAAGATTGATCTAGGGTGA
- a CDS encoding multidrug effflux MFS transporter — MEKKKQPVILAILGTLIGITPFSIDMYLPGFPAIASDLHTDISQVTLSLTSFFIGVAVGQLFFGPISDRYGRKTPLLVGLALYVIASLGCVFVRSVNALIALRVFEAVGGCAGMVISRAIVRDMYSGPDIARVFSLLMLVMGVAPILAPTIGGIVTTTLGWWYIFLVLMLIGLSLLIISARVLPETRQADPSISLHPLRVLREYLTVLREPRFATYALTGSIASAGLFAYISGSPFVFMKLFSISEKHYGWIFGMNALGLITASQINRVLLRKRTSAEIILRASSLQFTFGLLLALSTRMHLIGFVGTVLLIFGFMMMQGFVFPNASALAIEPFTRNAGSAAALLGGLQMTSGAVASALVSYLHNNTALPMAGVMAICGVISFSTLLTGRAVLRRKVAATELNLSPS, encoded by the coding sequence ATGGAAAAAAAGAAACAGCCAGTGATCCTTGCCATTCTTGGGACCTTGATTGGCATCACGCCATTTTCGATTGATATGTACTTACCGGGCTTTCCGGCTATCGCCAGCGATTTACACACGGATATTTCACAAGTTACGCTTTCGTTGACTAGCTTCTTTATTGGGGTCGCGGTCGGACAACTCTTCTTTGGACCGATTTCTGACCGCTATGGCAGAAAGACGCCGCTACTTGTTGGCTTAGCCCTGTACGTTATCGCTTCTCTTGGGTGCGTCTTTGTCCGTTCCGTCAACGCGCTCATTGCCCTGCGCGTGTTCGAAGCGGTTGGTGGGTGTGCGGGGATGGTGATCAGTCGAGCTATCGTGCGCGATATGTACAGTGGGCCTGACATTGCCAGGGTGTTTTCGTTGTTGATGTTAGTCATGGGAGTAGCACCAATTCTTGCCCCGACAATTGGCGGGATTGTGACGACGACTTTGGGATGGTGGTATATTTTCCTGGTGCTGATGCTGATCGGTCTCTCGTTGCTGATCATCTCTGCGCGTGTATTGCCCGAGACTCGGCAGGCCGATCCCTCCATTTCACTACATCCGTTACGAGTGTTGCGCGAATATCTCACAGTGTTACGTGAACCTCGCTTTGCCACGTATGCACTCACTGGCAGTATCGCTTCGGCAGGATTGTTTGCCTATATTTCTGGCTCACCGTTTGTGTTCATGAAGTTATTTAGTATCTCCGAAAAGCATTACGGCTGGATTTTCGGCATGAACGCGCTAGGGCTGATTACAGCAAGTCAGATAAACCGGGTGTTACTGCGAAAGCGCACCAGTGCAGAAATCATTCTCAGAGCCAGTAGCCTGCAATTTACCTTTGGTCTCTTGCTGGCTCTGAGTACGCGCATGCATCTGATTGGCTTTGTTGGCACGGTTCTCCTCATCTTTGGTTTCATGATGATGCAAGGCTTTGTCTTTCCTAATGCGTCGGCATTAGCGATCGAGCCCTTCACGCGCAACGCTGGGAGCGCCGCCGCACTACTTGGTGGCCTGCAAATGACCTCGGGTGCAGTAGCGTCGGCATTGGTCAGTTATCTGCACAACAATACCGCACTGCCGATGGCTGGGGTGATGGCAATCTGTGGGGTGATCAGTTTTTCGACCTTGCTCACTGGGCGTGCGGTGCTGCGGAGAAAAGTTGCGGCAACGGAGTTGAATCTTTCACCGTCGTGA
- a CDS encoding LptF/LptG family permease produces MSLSELPPKRKGTLGITLVWYVITELIRPTLLALGGLTALVLTKDLLGFSDLVINRGFGASAVAMIALYEIIPLLSRTLPFALLIGTLVGLGRLRADLEVLSMEAAGISVRRLVYPVLLWGAIATVLGFMLSLVAAPWATRSLDAALQRMAAENPGLSLRAGTVYDFSGVKMLAREVSARGDHLRGILLWLPEQGQTLFAEHGDLLPLGQHTTQLTLHEGVMLPSPPERGEATRFGSFIQTLQENPTPARKEADVLPGESLTQLLAHMQQTGEKESSASLARVEFHHRLAYPVAALVLGLLAVPLSLAGKRFSRAAGGVTGLLVTVVYYGLMQLGDGLVQARAVPLILGVWLANIVIAIVAILLIWRVRKWATWGRQAGERTTSEEPAPTEETSHPRVRRFVLQRYVTQQYLTMLLLAFGMLFVGYLLVDILERLQWFARHQAHLLAVLRFYGARTPLLASRVIPMSLLLATALTVSILTVHREIIGMRACGVSVPRALAPILLICGLILPAYFLLNELVVPRTNALADQLKDEEIKRRGPEANLRQRMIWYQDSTHLYQASALDSKVGEAQGLAVYELNDSGLPVSRIDAREARHIGKGVWELIEPVRIGISAQGLQPLPAASRIVLGEAPSTTPDSMHLNTTQLAEAIRDVETSGYSATTYRVDWHVKLAAPFACLLLPAAALFFAVSGPPFPGPAVTILTCSVLGVAYVLLTGVFASLGYGGKLPPPLAGWSPVLLLTGLALALMLRGRQ; encoded by the coding sequence ATGTCGCTTTCGGAACTCCCTCCTAAGCGGAAGGGCACGCTTGGAATCACACTCGTTTGGTACGTCATTACTGAGCTAATCCGCCCGACTCTTCTGGCCCTCGGCGGCCTTACTGCTCTCGTATTGACTAAAGATCTGCTGGGCTTCTCTGACCTTGTTATCAATCGCGGGTTCGGGGCCTCAGCGGTCGCCATGATCGCGCTGTACGAGATCATCCCACTCCTATCTCGCACGCTTCCTTTCGCTCTTCTCATTGGGACATTGGTAGGGCTGGGACGTTTACGAGCTGACCTCGAAGTGTTGTCAATGGAAGCGGCAGGCATTTCCGTCCGCCGTCTCGTCTACCCCGTACTCTTGTGGGGAGCGATCGCAACTGTACTGGGGTTCATGCTTTCTCTCGTTGCTGCGCCGTGGGCAACCCGATCGCTCGATGCCGCACTCCAACGCATGGCAGCGGAGAACCCTGGGCTCTCGTTACGTGCTGGCACGGTCTACGATTTCAGCGGAGTGAAAATGCTTGCGCGCGAGGTGTCTGCACGTGGAGATCACCTCCGCGGCATTTTACTCTGGTTGCCTGAGCAAGGTCAGACACTGTTCGCTGAACATGGGGACCTTCTGCCTCTTGGCCAACACACAACGCAATTAACCCTGCATGAAGGGGTCATGCTCCCTTCCCCACCCGAGCGTGGGGAAGCAACCCGTTTTGGCAGTTTCATACAAACACTGCAAGAAAATCCAACTCCGGCACGAAAAGAGGCGGATGTCCTTCCGGGCGAATCGTTAACCCAGCTTCTCGCTCACATGCAACAAACCGGTGAAAAAGAATCCTCAGCTTCTCTCGCCCGTGTGGAGTTTCACCATCGACTCGCCTATCCCGTTGCTGCACTGGTGTTAGGATTACTAGCCGTTCCGCTCAGCCTAGCCGGGAAACGGTTTTCGCGTGCGGCTGGAGGTGTCACCGGACTTTTGGTGACTGTGGTCTACTACGGACTCATGCAACTCGGGGACGGCCTCGTACAAGCACGTGCGGTGCCTCTCATCCTTGGTGTGTGGCTGGCCAATATCGTTATTGCCATCGTCGCCATTCTTCTCATTTGGAGAGTCCGTAAATGGGCCACATGGGGCCGTCAAGCAGGAGAGCGGACAACGTCGGAAGAACCTGCGCCAACAGAGGAGACATCTCACCCTCGTGTCCGACGGTTTGTCTTGCAACGATACGTAACCCAACAGTACCTGACCATGCTGCTCCTTGCTTTTGGCATGCTCTTCGTTGGGTATTTGCTCGTTGATATCCTCGAACGTCTGCAATGGTTCGCACGTCATCAAGCCCACCTGTTGGCCGTGCTACGCTTCTATGGCGCTCGGACACCGCTCTTAGCCTCGCGCGTTATTCCGATGTCACTCTTGCTCGCCACTGCACTGACGGTGAGTATTCTCACTGTCCATCGCGAGATTATCGGGATGCGGGCGTGTGGTGTCTCTGTTCCTCGTGCCTTAGCTCCGATCTTGCTCATCTGCGGTCTCATTTTGCCCGCCTATTTCTTGCTTAACGAGTTGGTTGTCCCCCGCACCAATGCACTTGCCGATCAGCTCAAAGACGAAGAGATCAAGCGACGTGGACCAGAAGCGAATCTGCGGCAGCGAATGATCTGGTATCAGGACAGTACTCATTTGTACCAAGCGTCGGCCCTCGACTCGAAAGTCGGCGAAGCTCAAGGATTGGCAGTATACGAACTCAATGACTCGGGCTTGCCGGTCAGCCGGATCGATGCACGAGAAGCCAGGCATATTGGCAAGGGAGTATGGGAATTGATCGAACCCGTACGAATTGGGATCTCAGCGCAAGGGTTGCAACCCCTTCCAGCAGCATCACGGATCGTGCTCGGGGAAGCCCCCAGCACGACGCCAGACAGCATGCACTTAAACACAACACAGCTTGCAGAGGCGATCCGTGATGTTGAAACCAGCGGCTATAGTGCAACCACGTATCGCGTGGATTGGCATGTGAAGCTCGCCGCACCGTTCGCGTGCCTGCTACTTCCTGCGGCAGCCTTATTTTTCGCCGTCAGTGGTCCGCCGTTTCCAGGTCCAGCAGTAACAATTCTCACATGCAGTGTCCTTGGGGTCGCATATGTTTTGTTGACCGGTGTTTTCGCTTCACTTGGGTATGGAGGGAAATTGCCTCCACCACTTGCGGGCTGGAGCCCAGTGTTGTTGCTTACAGGATTGGCGCTTGCCTTGATGCTCCGCGGTCGGCAGTAA
- a CDS encoding efflux RND transporter periplasmic adaptor subunit: protein MNCLISLCIKNVSKRPAKSCPPAITLRKAIYHGFLLVAVLLAASGCETPASPQKAATPPPPPEVLVTEVVQQDVPIYFEWIGTTEGFVNAQIRPRVQGNLQSRDYKEGSFVKAGQLIFVIDPREYQAALKQAIGDLRRAEANLGKTQLDVARYTPLAKEGAISQQELDNAIQAHQANKASVEAARATVERAELNLSWTKVTAPISGIAGISVAQIGDLVTPNTVLTTISQVDPIKVYYPISEQEYLHFASRIRAIEQGRGDAAPPLELTLADGRVYPKRGTFSLADRQVDLRTGTITVQSVFPNPDNILRPGQYAKIRVAAETRKGALLIPQQAVQHLQGSHQVAVVGADNKVELRSVKVGDQVGNMWIVTEGIKQGERIVVSGIQKVKMGGIVNPKPFVTPSEPAQATAGAPKGT from the coding sequence ATGAATTGTCTCATCTCCCTTTGTATAAAGAATGTCTCCAAACGACCCGCAAAATCTTGTCCACCGGCAATCACTCTGAGAAAGGCTATCTATCACGGCTTTCTCTTGGTTGCGGTTCTGCTTGCCGCTAGCGGGTGTGAAACCCCGGCAAGCCCGCAAAAGGCGGCAACGCCGCCGCCGCCACCCGAGGTCCTTGTTACTGAAGTGGTTCAGCAAGATGTGCCTATCTATTTTGAATGGATTGGTACGACCGAAGGCTTTGTGAATGCGCAAATTCGCCCTCGGGTTCAGGGGAATCTGCAGTCGCGTGACTATAAGGAAGGCTCCTTTGTCAAGGCTGGGCAGCTTATCTTCGTGATTGATCCGCGCGAATACCAAGCTGCCCTCAAACAAGCGATAGGGGATTTGCGCCGGGCTGAGGCTAACCTCGGGAAGACGCAACTCGACGTTGCTCGCTATACGCCGCTGGCGAAAGAGGGCGCCATCAGTCAGCAGGAACTCGATAATGCGATTCAAGCCCACCAAGCGAATAAAGCCTCAGTCGAAGCGGCGCGTGCTACTGTGGAGCGAGCTGAGCTGAATCTGAGCTGGACGAAAGTGACCGCACCAATCAGTGGTATCGCTGGTATTTCGGTTGCCCAGATCGGGGATCTGGTGACGCCGAATACGGTGCTGACGACTATTTCGCAGGTCGATCCGATAAAAGTCTATTACCCGATCAGTGAGCAAGAGTATCTCCACTTCGCGAGTAGAATACGAGCCATAGAGCAGGGCCGAGGAGACGCTGCGCCACCACTCGAATTGACCCTGGCTGATGGCCGCGTGTATCCAAAACGAGGGACGTTCAGTCTTGCCGATCGTCAAGTCGATTTGCGCACCGGTACCATTACTGTCCAGAGCGTGTTTCCCAATCCTGACAACATTCTCCGCCCTGGTCAGTATGCCAAGATTCGGGTTGCAGCTGAGACGCGGAAAGGGGCGTTACTAATCCCACAGCAAGCCGTGCAGCATCTGCAGGGCAGCCACCAGGTTGCGGTCGTTGGGGCGGACAATAAAGTCGAACTCCGGTCAGTAAAAGTTGGGGATCAGGTCGGGAACATGTGGATCGTGACCGAAGGTATCAAGCAGGGGGAACGGATTGTTGTGTCAGGCATACAAAAAGTAAAAATGGGAGGGATAGTCAACCCAAAACCATTTGTGACCCCCTCTGAGCCCGCGCAAGCAACGGCTGGGGCGCCGAAGGGAACCTAG
- a CDS encoding ATP-dependent Clp protease proteolytic subunit, protein MTHRIDAAEEKTEKSEKTESLSEQLTFKSRFVLVFGEINHATARATCERLIALSQESDAPIRVLISSPGGHVESGDAIHDMIRFVRSPVTTVGTGWVASAGTHIFLAAPKDRRVCLPNTRFMIHQPGGGAGGPATDIAIQAKEILRTRERIAQVIAKQTGQPLKKVLADMERDFWMSADEAIEYGIVSRVIETHKELQ, encoded by the coding sequence ATGACGCATCGAATCGATGCTGCTGAAGAAAAAACTGAGAAGAGCGAGAAGACCGAAAGCCTTTCAGAGCAATTGACGTTCAAGTCTCGCTTTGTCCTGGTTTTTGGTGAGATTAATCACGCGACTGCGCGGGCGACGTGCGAGCGACTCATTGCGCTTTCACAAGAGTCGGACGCTCCTATCCGAGTGTTAATTTCCTCGCCTGGTGGTCATGTCGAGTCTGGCGACGCGATTCACGATATGATTCGCTTCGTTCGTTCACCGGTGACAACGGTTGGGACAGGGTGGGTCGCAAGTGCCGGGACTCACATCTTCCTCGCCGCGCCAAAAGACCGTCGCGTGTGTTTACCGAATACCCGTTTCATGATCCACCAGCCTGGTGGCGGTGCGGGTGGCCCAGCTACTGATATTGCGATTCAAGCGAAAGAGATTCTGCGCACCCGCGAGCGCATTGCCCAAGTGATCGCGAAGCAAACTGGGCAGCCACTGAAGAAAGTGCTTGCTGACATGGAACGTGACTTCTGGATGAGTGCCGATGAAGCGATCGAGTATGGCATCGTCTCGCGGGTGATCGAGACGCATAAGGAACTGCAGTGA
- a CDS encoding acyl dehydratase, producing the protein MAEQQLYFEDVTIGTALPEVRKMPSNTLLFLYSAITWNPQRIHFDKDFTLSEGYRDIIVHGPLRGAFLSQLMTRWIGDAGMLKKLSYANRDIAYVNEPLLCKGTVTRTWITDGKGYAECEIWAENTQGVKLTLGNATVILPRRSPESKVQSPKSS; encoded by the coding sequence ATGGCAGAACAGCAACTCTATTTTGAAGATGTGACGATAGGTACCGCGCTTCCTGAAGTGCGCAAAATGCCATCGAATACCCTGTTGTTTCTCTATAGTGCCATCACCTGGAACCCGCAGCGAATTCACTTTGATAAAGATTTCACGCTATCCGAAGGCTATCGCGATATCATCGTGCATGGACCATTGCGGGGAGCGTTTCTCTCTCAACTGATGACGCGGTGGATCGGCGACGCAGGAATGCTCAAGAAACTCTCGTATGCGAATCGCGACATTGCCTATGTTAACGAGCCGCTTCTTTGTAAAGGAACGGTAACACGTACCTGGATCACTGACGGAAAAGGGTACGCTGAGTGTGAGATTTGGGCTGAAAATACTCAAGGGGTAAAACTCACGTTGGGGAATGCCACTGTGATTCTGCCACGAAGGAGTCCTGAGTCCAAAGTCCAAAGTCCAAAGTCTTCGTAA
- a CDS encoding phosphocholine cytidylyltransferase family protein translates to MLSAGQGRRLLPFTAETPKCLLPVDAGRTVLELQLRALAQCGIQDVTVLVGFAADKVERFLRARPVPGLDIRTRYNPFFAASNNLITCWAAMSEMTEDFLLLNGDSLFEPDALRRLLAAPWAPATLTINRKEEYDDDDMKVSLNGGRRLKAVGKTLPRAAVHGESIGLMRFCGEGVGAFRGTLEEAVRGPEALQRWYLSVLNTMCVSTVVETVSIEGLWWGEIDTPEDLAKVRAHFALSSPVIRPALRLALVS, encoded by the coding sequence ATTTTGAGTGCGGGGCAGGGGCGGAGGTTGTTGCCGTTTACAGCGGAGACGCCGAAGTGCCTTCTTCCGGTGGATGCTGGTCGTACTGTCCTTGAACTCCAACTCCGAGCACTAGCCCAGTGCGGTATTCAAGATGTCACCGTTTTGGTCGGTTTTGCGGCAGACAAGGTAGAGCGGTTCTTACGCGCGCGACCGGTACCCGGTCTCGACATCCGTACGCGGTATAATCCATTCTTTGCCGCTTCGAATAATCTGATTACGTGTTGGGCTGCAATGTCGGAGATGACCGAGGATTTCCTCCTTCTCAATGGCGATTCGCTGTTTGAGCCTGATGCTCTCCGTCGTCTTTTGGCTGCACCCTGGGCCCCAGCGACCCTGACCATCAATCGTAAGGAAGAATACGACGACGACGACATGAAAGTCTCGCTGAACGGTGGACGGCGACTCAAGGCAGTGGGAAAAACCTTGCCACGCGCTGCTGTCCACGGTGAGTCGATCGGTCTCATGCGCTTCTGTGGCGAAGGAGTCGGTGCATTCCGTGGGACACTCGAAGAGGCGGTTCGCGGTCCTGAAGCTTTGCAGCGGTGGTATCTTTCTGTGCTAAACACCATGTGTGTTTCAACAGTGGTGGAAACCGTGTCAATTGAAGGCCTCTGGTGGGGAGAGATTGATACGCCAGAAGATTTAGCGAAGGTTCGTGCGCACTTTGCCCTTAGCTCACCGGTTATACGGCCAGCGCTTCGTCTTGCACTGGTTTCTTAG
- a CDS encoding multidrug efflux RND transporter permease subunit has translation MAKIFVDRPVVAMVIAILMVMVGIAALVRLPVAQFPNIAPPQIQLWATYVGADALTLEQSVSTPTEQQMSGVDNMLYMYSINSNNGQVRLNVIYDVGTDPNTNQILTQMRYQQSESQMPVEVRNFGITLRKAVASPLALFSIYSPNGTHDALFLTNYANININDPMTRVQGVGQVNVFGAGQYAMRFWVRPDTLAKLNITVNEILEALTKQNSVNPAGQIGAEPVPPGQVYTYTVRARGRLSSVEEFENVIVRANPDGSIVRMKDVARVELGSQTYNMQGRINGRAAALIAIYQVPGSNALETMARAKALLDEVKTRFPADMDYELTLDTTRAVSEGIHEIIKTLFIAIVLVTLVVYLFLQSWRATLIPLLAVPVSLIGTFIIFPFLGFSINTLSLFGLVLAIGLVVDDAIVVVEAVERHIEEGLSPRDATLKAMDEVSGPVVAIALILVAVFIPSAFIPGITGGLYQQFAVTTAVSVVISALNALTLSPALSALLLKPRTHSRGPLALFFRGFNWVFDKVTNGYVSSCAFLIRKVWFSLLLLGAFAVAGGWIGWKLPTSFLPPEDQGYFFLNIQLPVASSLQRTDEVCKKIEAMLKETPGVETFNMVIGFSMLSFSNTTFNAFAFVMLKPWGERDPEGLTADVVMRRLNQRLAGLVEAQAFAFSPPAIPGVGTSGGITFMLEDRSGGSVEFLAQNTSKFLEVARARPEFASLMTTFIPSVPQVFADVDHDKVMKQGVDLSAVYRTLQAFMGGSFVNYFNLFGRTWQVYVQAEGEYRTKPENIGQFRVRNAAGQAVPLSTLMNMKTIYGPEFTIRFNGYRAAQINGAVAPGYSTGQAMAALEQVFAETMPPEMGYDYMGMSFQEKQAALGVKPRTVFALSLLVVFLILAAQYESWTLPFGVLLSTPIAVFGAFLVLWWRAFENNVYTQIGLVMLIGLAAKNAILIVEFAKLEYERGTPLIEAALTGARLRLRPILMTAFAYILGAVPLAIATGAGAQSRQVLGTAVIGGMMAASLLAILLIPVSFYMVERLFRRKKVVPPLQEADLPMMKMTD, from the coding sequence ATGGCAAAGATTTTCGTTGACCGGCCTGTGGTGGCCATGGTCATTGCGATCCTTATGGTGATGGTCGGCATTGCTGCACTGGTGCGATTGCCGGTGGCGCAGTTTCCGAACATCGCCCCCCCACAAATTCAGCTCTGGGCAACGTACGTTGGTGCAGATGCGTTGACGCTTGAGCAGTCGGTCTCGACGCCGACGGAACAGCAGATGAGTGGCGTGGATAACATGCTGTACATGTACTCCATCAACTCGAACAACGGCCAAGTGCGGCTGAATGTCATTTATGATGTTGGTACTGACCCCAACACTAACCAAATCCTCACGCAGATGCGCTATCAGCAGTCGGAGTCGCAAATGCCGGTTGAGGTACGCAACTTCGGGATCACGCTCCGTAAAGCGGTTGCCAGTCCGCTGGCGCTCTTTTCTATTTATTCCCCCAACGGCACGCATGACGCGCTGTTTCTCACCAACTATGCCAACATCAACATCAACGATCCGATGACGCGCGTGCAAGGTGTTGGGCAGGTCAACGTGTTTGGCGCTGGCCAATATGCGATGCGCTTCTGGGTGCGGCCCGACACATTGGCGAAGCTCAATATCACTGTCAATGAGATTCTTGAGGCGCTCACCAAACAAAATAGTGTGAATCCGGCGGGCCAGATCGGTGCTGAACCGGTACCACCTGGTCAAGTCTATACCTATACTGTGCGAGCGCGGGGTCGTCTGAGCAGTGTTGAAGAGTTCGAGAATGTGATCGTGCGCGCCAATCCTGATGGCTCGATTGTACGGATGAAGGATGTCGCGCGGGTGGAACTCGGCTCGCAGACCTACAATATGCAAGGTCGCATCAATGGCCGTGCTGCGGCGCTGATCGCTATTTACCAGGTGCCGGGGTCGAACGCCCTTGAAACCATGGCTCGTGCCAAAGCGCTGCTGGATGAGGTGAAGACCCGGTTCCCAGCGGATATGGATTATGAACTGACACTGGATACCACACGCGCAGTGAGTGAAGGTATTCACGAGATCATCAAAACGCTCTTCATTGCCATCGTGCTGGTGACGCTGGTTGTGTATCTCTTTTTGCAAAGCTGGCGGGCAACGCTGATTCCGCTGCTCGCCGTTCCGGTGTCCTTGATCGGAACGTTCATCATCTTTCCATTCCTGGGTTTTTCGATTAACACGTTGTCTCTCTTTGGCTTGGTCCTTGCCATCGGTCTTGTCGTTGATGACGCGATCGTCGTGGTCGAAGCGGTTGAACGTCATATCGAAGAAGGACTGTCGCCACGCGATGCGACACTGAAAGCGATGGACGAAGTGTCCGGCCCAGTGGTCGCGATCGCGTTGATTTTGGTCGCAGTGTTTATTCCCTCTGCGTTTATTCCTGGGATTACCGGTGGTTTGTACCAGCAGTTCGCTGTGACCACTGCCGTCTCGGTGGTGATCTCTGCACTGAATGCGCTCACGCTGAGCCCGGCGTTGTCGGCATTGTTGTTAAAGCCACGTACCCATTCTCGTGGTCCTCTGGCTCTATTCTTTCGTGGCTTTAATTGGGTTTTTGACAAAGTCACGAACGGTTACGTTTCTAGCTGTGCGTTTCTGATCCGAAAAGTCTGGTTCTCATTGCTGCTCTTAGGCGCCTTTGCCGTAGCGGGTGGGTGGATCGGATGGAAATTGCCTACCAGTTTTCTGCCACCAGAGGATCAAGGCTATTTCTTTTTGAACATCCAGCTCCCGGTCGCTTCGTCCTTACAACGTACAGATGAGGTGTGCAAAAAGATTGAGGCGATGCTCAAAGAAACTCCTGGGGTCGAAACTTTCAACATGGTTATCGGCTTCAGCATGCTCAGCTTCTCGAATACCACCTTTAACGCCTTTGCTTTCGTGATGCTGAAGCCCTGGGGAGAGCGTGACCCCGAGGGGCTTACGGCTGACGTAGTCATGCGCCGCCTCAATCAGCGGCTTGCGGGTCTTGTGGAGGCGCAAGCGTTTGCCTTCTCACCACCAGCGATTCCTGGTGTTGGTACCTCTGGTGGTATCACTTTTATGCTGGAAGATCGTTCTGGTGGCAGTGTCGAGTTTCTCGCGCAGAATACCAGCAAGTTTCTTGAAGTCGCGCGGGCGCGCCCTGAGTTCGCGTCGTTAATGACGACATTTATTCCCAGTGTTCCGCAGGTTTTTGCCGATGTCGATCATGACAAGGTGATGAAGCAAGGCGTCGATTTGAGCGCGGTCTACCGCACGCTCCAGGCATTCATGGGTGGCAGCTTCGTCAACTACTTCAACCTCTTCGGGCGCACCTGGCAGGTGTACGTCCAAGCCGAAGGGGAGTATCGCACCAAGCCGGAGAACATCGGCCAGTTCCGCGTGCGTAATGCCGCAGGGCAAGCCGTGCCACTCTCGACCTTGATGAACATGAAGACCATCTACGGACCGGAGTTCACCATCCGTTTCAACGGCTACCGCGCTGCGCAAATCAACGGCGCGGTCGCACCAGGATATAGTACCGGTCAGGCCATGGCCGCGCTTGAGCAAGTGTTTGCCGAAACCATGCCCCCGGAAATGGGCTACGACTATATGGGCATGTCGTTCCAAGAGAAACAGGCGGCACTAGGAGTGAAGCCTCGTACGGTCTTTGCTCTCTCACTGTTGGTCGTGTTTCTGATTTTGGCGGCGCAATACGAGAGTTGGACGTTACCGTTCGGGGTGCTGCTCAGCACGCCAATTGCGGTCTTTGGGGCATTCCTCGTGCTCTGGTGGCGTGCGTTCGAGAACAATGTGTATACCCAGATCGGCTTGGTCATGCTGATTGGTCTGGCAGCCAAGAATGCCATTCTGATCGTTGAGTTCGCCAAATTGGAATATGAACGAGGGACCCCGCTGATAGAGGCGGCATTAACCGGTGCCCGCTTACGGCTCCGTCCCATTCTGATGACGGCATTTGCCTATATCTTAGGTGCTGTGCCATTGGCGATCGCGACCGGAGCGGGAGCACAGTCACGGCAAGTGCTTGGAACCGCTGTCATCGGTGGCATGATGGCAGCATCACTACTTGCTATTTTGCTGATCCCAGTGTCTTTCTATATGGTCGAGCGGCTCTTTCGACGCAAGAAAGTTGTGCCACCCTTACAAGAAGCAGACTTGCCTATGATGAAGATGACGGACTAA